A single genomic interval of uncultured Desulfobulbus sp. harbors:
- a CDS encoding methyltransferase domain-containing protein — protein sequence MDPQTLPEKELNLYTAIKDRYKVAFEPLKIREHSLHLLKMTDLEQILDGKDPLKDVSSFPFWIRLWEAAIVLSEFMAAMPCTPGTTLLELGAGLGAPGLTAAKVGYSVTLSDYEQMILDFERINAAASHLDNVECLMLDWLNPPEMERFDVIIGAEILFREEFFQPLLNVLKKTLKPDGVVYLAHDIKRRSLEPFLKMAEKEYRIAASQRRLKSFDGDKIVLLNRLQPRN from the coding sequence ATGGATCCGCAAACCTTACCCGAAAAAGAACTGAATCTGTATACGGCCATTAAAGATCGGTACAAGGTGGCCTTTGAGCCGCTTAAAATCAGGGAGCACTCCTTGCACCTGCTGAAGATGACTGATCTTGAGCAGATTCTCGATGGCAAGGATCCGCTCAAGGATGTCTCGAGCTTTCCCTTCTGGATCAGGCTGTGGGAGGCAGCGATCGTGCTCTCCGAATTTATGGCGGCAATGCCCTGTACGCCGGGAACGACCCTGCTTGAGCTGGGCGCTGGCCTCGGAGCCCCGGGGCTGACGGCCGCCAAGGTCGGCTATAGCGTGACCCTGTCCGATTACGAGCAGATGATCCTTGATTTCGAGCGTATCAATGCCGCCGCCAGCCACCTGGACAATGTCGAATGCCTCATGCTTGACTGGCTCAACCCGCCGGAGATGGAACGGTTTGATGTGATCATCGGCGCGGAGATCCTATTTCGCGAAGAGTTCTTCCAGCCGCTGTTGAATGTGCTGAAAAAAACACTCAAGCCCGATGGTGTGGTCTATCTTGCCCATGACATCAAGCGCCGCAGCCTGGAACCGTTTTTGAAAATGGCGGAAAAGGAGTACCGTATCGCCGCGTCCCAACGACGTTTGAAAAGTTTCGACGGCGACAAGATCGTCCTGCTCAATCGCCTGCAGCCCCGCAACTGA
- a CDS encoding IMP cyclohydrolase, which translates to MTDLKKMYSTLLGDSFPMDMTITLGDQKLVYRKKTWKIPMEDGTVDERGLRYGENPDQEAALYELVNGNLLLGECQFIEPGNGLVSAITVEDMVQVGKHPGKINLTDVDNGLNIIKYLIDKPAAVILKHNNPCGAAIGTSLADAYNRANRCDRIAAFGGAVVTSLPLDKDTAELMAQNYLEVVCAPDFEDGVLEILARRKNLRVIRMAGISRLAEFEKFRFVDFKSLIDGGIIIQQSAVNSIRSAQDLKPAVTTYKGVAYACERQPSAREIDDMLFGWAVEHGVTSNSVIYVKDGCTTAIGAGEQDRVGVAEIAIHKAYVKYADVACFDAYGLPYADLVLQIGQGKRDKAEKEAIDAKVKADRAGIPGSVMISDAFFPFRDAADVGIREGVTAILQAGGSIRDFESIQACNEANPQVAMMYTGQRSFKH; encoded by the coding sequence ATGACCGATTTGAAAAAAATGTACTCAACCCTCCTGGGCGATTCCTTTCCCATGGACATGACCATCACCTTGGGCGACCAGAAACTGGTGTACCGCAAAAAGACCTGGAAGATTCCGATGGAGGACGGCACCGTTGATGAGCGCGGCCTGCGGTACGGCGAGAATCCGGACCAGGAAGCAGCCCTCTACGAACTGGTCAACGGAAACCTGCTGCTCGGTGAGTGTCAATTCATCGAACCGGGCAACGGCCTGGTCAGCGCGATTACGGTTGAAGACATGGTCCAGGTGGGCAAACATCCGGGCAAAATCAATCTGACTGACGTCGACAATGGCCTCAACATCATCAAGTACCTGATCGACAAACCGGCCGCGGTCATCCTCAAGCACAACAATCCCTGCGGCGCCGCCATCGGCACCAGCCTGGCCGATGCCTACAACCGGGCCAACCGCTGCGACCGCATCGCCGCCTTTGGTGGCGCAGTGGTGACCAGCCTGCCGCTGGACAAGGACACCGCAGAGCTGATGGCGCAGAATTATCTGGAGGTGGTCTGCGCCCCTGACTTCGAGGACGGCGTGCTCGAGATACTCGCCCGCCGCAAGAATCTGCGCGTGATTCGCATGGCAGGGATCTCCCGCCTGGCCGAATTCGAAAAATTCCGCTTTGTCGACTTCAAATCCCTGATCGACGGCGGCATCATTATCCAGCAGTCGGCGGTCAACTCCATCCGTTCGGCCCAGGATCTCAAACCGGCAGTCACCACCTACAAGGGGGTTGCGTATGCCTGTGAACGTCAACCCTCTGCCCGTGAGATCGACGACATGCTCTTTGGCTGGGCGGTTGAGCACGGGGTGACGTCAAATTCGGTCATCTACGTCAAGGACGGCTGCACCACCGCCATCGGTGCCGGTGAGCAGGACCGGGTCGGTGTGGCTGAGATCGCCATTCACAAGGCCTACGTCAAATACGCCGACGTTGCCTGTTTCGATGCCTATGGGCTTCCCTATGCTGACCTGGTGCTGCAGATTGGACAGGGGAAGCGGGACAAGGCCGAGAAAGAGGCGATCGACGCCAAGGTCAAGGCCGATCGCGCCGGCATCCCCGGGTCGGTCATGATCTCCGATGCCTTCTTCCCCTTCCGCGACGCTGCCGATGTCGGCATCCGCGAGGGCGTGACCGCCATTCTCCAGGCCGGCGGTTCCATTCGCGACTTCGAGTCGATCCAGGCCTGCAACGAGGCCAATCCCCAGGTCGCCATGATGTACACCGGGCAACGCTCGTTTAAACATTAA
- a CDS encoding bifunctional precorrin-2 dehydrogenase/sirohydrochlorin ferrochelatase, producing the protein MYPVSLEIADKLCVVVGGGNVAARKVHGLLAAGARVRVVSPKLAPRLENLVAREAVAWQQKGFTAEDLTGAVLVFAATDNPSVQSAVVKAARSRNIPINVADGPELCDFQVPAVLRRGDLSISIATNGKTPAVAALVRRQLEEVIGEEYALLTTLIGALREEIIRKAADDAEKKILFQKILHSDILRWLRERQWHKVQAHVEAVIGRPLGRDLEVLIKENP; encoded by the coding sequence ATGTATCCGGTAAGCCTTGAAATTGCAGACAAACTGTGCGTGGTTGTCGGGGGCGGAAACGTTGCCGCCCGCAAGGTCCACGGCCTGCTTGCCGCTGGCGCACGGGTTCGGGTGGTCAGTCCCAAACTCGCTCCCCGCCTGGAAAATCTTGTGGCGAGGGAGGCTGTTGCATGGCAGCAGAAGGGATTTACCGCCGAGGATCTGACCGGTGCCGTTCTCGTTTTTGCCGCAACGGATAATCCCTCGGTGCAGTCGGCTGTGGTGAAGGCGGCCCGCAGCCGCAATATCCCGATCAATGTTGCCGATGGACCTGAACTCTGTGATTTTCAGGTTCCTGCCGTACTGCGACGGGGCGATCTGAGTATCAGCATTGCCACCAATGGCAAGACACCGGCGGTGGCCGCTCTGGTTCGGAGGCAGTTGGAAGAGGTCATCGGCGAAGAGTATGCGTTGCTGACCACCTTGATAGGGGCGTTGCGCGAGGAGATTATCCGCAAGGCTGCCGATGATGCGGAAAAAAAGATTCTGTTTCAAAAGATCCTTCACAGCGATATACTCCGCTGGCTTCGCGAGCGGCAATGGCACAAGGTACAGGCCCATGTCGAGGCCGTGATCGGGCGACCCTTGGGTCGGGATCTGGAGGTATTGATTAAGGAGAATCCATGA
- a CDS encoding TlpA disulfide reductase family protein → MRQIRQFFQGITVLCWLCVGGVAAAAVNLPPFSLPTAQSGAQVSSDTYAGQAMLITFFAPWCGPCLQEIPALKAVQSRYHEQGFSVVALAVDEGGPGTVARLMEKAGINYQVLLADESTRRQFGGVATIPTSFLVNKQGHVVKKYGGLVPRSLLERDIESVL, encoded by the coding sequence CAATTTTTTCAGGGGATCACAGTGCTGTGCTGGCTGTGTGTGGGCGGGGTGGCCGCAGCGGCGGTCAACCTGCCTCCTTTTTCCCTGCCCACCGCACAGAGTGGAGCCCAGGTTTCAAGCGATACCTATGCGGGGCAGGCGATGCTGATCACCTTTTTCGCCCCCTGGTGCGGCCCCTGTCTGCAGGAGATTCCCGCACTCAAGGCGGTGCAATCGCGCTATCATGAACAGGGATTTTCCGTGGTGGCCTTGGCTGTGGATGAAGGTGGACCGGGCACGGTTGCACGGTTGATGGAAAAGGCCGGGATCAACTACCAGGTGCTCTTGGCCGATGAGAGCACCCGTCGTCAATTTGGTGGCGTGGCCACCATCCCCACCTCGTTCCTGGTGAACAAGCAGGGACACGTGGTGAAAAAATATGGTGGTCTGGTCCCGCGGAGTTTGTTGGAAAGAGATATCGAATCAGTACTTTAA
- a CDS encoding dihydropteroate synthase encodes MKPSVASLYQAVELQQEIPPLLIGERANSNGSKKFRELLLADDYQACLKIAVEQENKGAHVIDLCTAYAGRDELKDLTTLVSLCAASLKAPLMIDSTTPECIEACLRIYPGRAIINSVNLEDGGVNIRRVCKAAKKYGAAVVALTIDEKGMAMTSSDKIRIAKAIHAIAVDECGLRSHDLLFDCLTFTVGSGDESLREAAIQTLEGIRLIKKELPGCLTVLGLSNISFGLAPQARRILNSVFLHEAVGAGLDAAIVDAAKIIPLARIPEEDRQVCLELLHNRQGGADKDPLMRFIEYFTDKTATTGEEEQGSDRTVEEQLFAKVMNGDKDEIEDLLAILRQRFKPIDIINQILVPAMRHVGELFGKGEILLPFVLQSAEVMKTSVSLLEPFMDKTDGDSTTKILLATVQGDVHDIGKNLVDIILSNNGYKVYNIGIKMPAETIIEKAKEYKVDMIGLSGLLVKSALVMQDSMHQYRDAGLQVPILLGGAALTPKFVAESCVPSYPAPVVYCADAFAGLKAVQQFEAGRLVATEYDTATAVKPMKPGVKILEIDRSNPVPEPPFWGRRTVEAVDPNLLFPLINEQALFRGRWGYRRAKMGAGEYEQLIEGTVRPLYRSLIQRSLDEGWLQPKVSYGYFHAHAQENTLVVAADGQDYLFTFPRQAEAPFLCIADYFKSSAEGGDVAGFFVVTIGTRIGEEIAKLYAANAYHDYLMLHGFSVEVTDALAEYWHRVMRRELSIEGQREGDAYGSVIQDYQGSRYGFGYPACPDLDAHKPLFAFLKPEEIGVSLTENMQMVPEQTTSAIVAHHPQAKYFAV; translated from the coding sequence ATGAAGCCGTCGGTTGCAAGTCTCTACCAGGCCGTTGAACTGCAGCAGGAGATTCCGCCGCTGTTGATCGGCGAACGGGCCAACTCCAATGGCTCGAAAAAATTCCGTGAGCTGCTTTTGGCCGACGATTACCAGGCCTGCCTGAAGATTGCGGTCGAACAGGAGAACAAGGGTGCCCATGTGATCGATCTCTGCACCGCCTATGCCGGGCGGGATGAGCTCAAAGATCTCACCACCCTGGTGAGCCTCTGCGCAGCCAGTCTCAAGGCGCCGTTGATGATCGACTCGACCACCCCCGAGTGCATCGAGGCCTGCCTCCGCATCTATCCGGGCCGGGCGATCATCAACTCGGTCAACCTCGAGGATGGCGGCGTCAATATTCGCCGGGTCTGCAAGGCCGCGAAAAAATACGGCGCAGCAGTGGTCGCCCTGACCATTGACGAGAAGGGCATGGCCATGACCAGCAGCGACAAGATCCGCATTGCCAAGGCGATCCATGCCATTGCCGTGGATGAGTGCGGCTTGCGTTCCCATGATCTGCTCTTTGACTGCCTGACCTTCACCGTGGGCTCAGGCGACGAAAGTCTTCGCGAGGCGGCCATCCAGACCCTCGAAGGCATTCGCCTGATCAAAAAAGAGTTGCCGGGCTGCCTGACTGTGCTGGGCCTGAGCAATATCTCCTTTGGACTGGCCCCCCAGGCACGGCGTATCCTCAACTCTGTCTTTCTCCACGAGGCGGTGGGAGCCGGTCTGGATGCCGCCATCGTCGATGCGGCCAAGATCATTCCCCTGGCCCGAATTCCGGAGGAGGATCGTCAGGTCTGTCTGGAGCTGCTCCATAACCGTCAAGGCGGGGCTGACAAAGATCCACTGATGCGGTTCATCGAGTATTTCACCGATAAGACCGCGACTACGGGCGAGGAAGAGCAGGGCAGTGATCGTACCGTTGAGGAGCAGCTCTTTGCCAAGGTAATGAATGGCGACAAGGACGAGATTGAAGACTTGCTGGCCATTTTGCGACAGCGATTCAAGCCGATCGATATCATCAACCAGATTCTTGTGCCGGCAATGCGCCACGTCGGTGAATTGTTCGGCAAGGGTGAAATCCTCCTGCCCTTTGTTCTTCAATCCGCGGAGGTCATGAAGACTTCCGTCTCCCTGCTTGAGCCCTTCATGGACAAGACCGATGGCGATTCGACCACCAAGATTCTCCTGGCCACGGTCCAGGGGGATGTCCATGATATCGGCAAGAACCTGGTGGATATCATCCTCAGCAATAACGGCTACAAGGTCTACAATATCGGTATCAAGATGCCGGCGGAGACCATTATCGAAAAGGCCAAGGAGTACAAGGTCGACATGATCGGCCTGAGCGGCCTGCTCGTCAAATCGGCCCTGGTGATGCAAGATTCCATGCATCAGTACCGCGACGCCGGGTTGCAGGTACCGATTCTCTTGGGCGGGGCGGCCTTGACCCCGAAATTTGTCGCCGAGTCCTGCGTTCCCTCCTATCCGGCGCCGGTGGTCTATTGTGCAGATGCCTTTGCAGGACTCAAGGCGGTGCAGCAGTTTGAGGCTGGCAGGTTGGTTGCCACCGAGTATGACACTGCAACCGCCGTCAAACCGATGAAGCCGGGCGTGAAGATTCTCGAGATCGACCGATCAAACCCGGTGCCCGAGCCGCCGTTCTGGGGGAGGCGTACGGTGGAAGCTGTTGATCCGAACCTGCTTTTCCCACTGATCAACGAGCAGGCGTTGTTCCGGGGGCGTTGGGGCTACCGTCGTGCCAAGATGGGGGCAGGGGAGTACGAGCAGTTGATTGAGGGCACTGTCCGTCCCCTGTATCGTAGTCTGATCCAGCGTTCCCTGGACGAAGGCTGGCTGCAGCCCAAGGTCAGCTATGGCTACTTTCACGCCCACGCGCAGGAGAATACCCTGGTTGTTGCCGCAGACGGCCAGGATTACCTGTTCACCTTTCCGCGTCAGGCCGAAGCACCGTTTCTCTGCATAGCCGACTATTTCAAGTCATCTGCCGAGGGCGGCGATGTGGCCGGATTTTTTGTAGTCACCATCGGCACCCGAATCGGTGAGGAGATTGCCAAGCTCTATGCAGCCAATGCCTACCATGATTACCTCATGCTGCATGGCTTCAGCGTCGAGGTCACCGATGCCCTGGCCGAATACTGGCACAGGGTCATGCGGCGTGAGCTCAGCATCGAAGGCCAAAGAGAGGGTGATGCCTATGGCTCCGTGATTCAGGACTATCAGGGGTCGCGGTATGGATTCGGCTACCCCGCCTGCCCGGATCTCGATGCGCACAAGCCACTGTTTGCCTTTCTCAAGCCAGAGGAGATCGGCGTCAGTCTGACGGAAAACATGCAGATGGTCCCGGAACAGACGACCTCGGCCATCGTGGCCCACCATCCCCAGGCCAAATACTTTGCGGTGTAA
- a CDS encoding Gfo/Idh/MocA family oxidoreductase: protein MMQPLRVGVVGAGRHGSRYARHILNDVEGLTLSAISRRSDQGKVMASQWGCRWYGDWQELVDSPEVDCVVAALPPTLNPAVAQACADAGKPLLLEKPMAVTVDAARAIMETFAAKGLGLTIGQTLRYNTVINALREQLPSIGTLYSLTANQRLEPADQAWLDQPEHAGAGVSYHSAVHIFDAIHFITGRKIVRVMARTRCLHSARLEDHLVVLVELEDGLLGVIDCSKIGPARSGRFELIGDKGQLHGDQVHNQLEFIEGARRSEIACGPPVSTIVPLLEDWQRFLRGQGENPIPPEVGLAAVRVCAACLHSAAQGGWQEV from the coding sequence ATGATGCAGCCATTGCGTGTGGGGGTTGTCGGAGCCGGCCGCCACGGCAGCCGTTATGCCCGCCATATTCTCAACGACGTCGAAGGGCTGACCCTTAGCGCCATCAGTCGTCGCAGCGATCAGGGCAAGGTTATGGCCTCGCAGTGGGGGTGCCGCTGGTATGGTGATTGGCAGGAGCTGGTTGACTCCCCGGAGGTCGACTGCGTGGTCGCCGCCTTACCGCCCACACTCAACCCGGCTGTCGCCCAGGCCTGTGCCGATGCCGGCAAGCCGCTGCTGCTGGAAAAGCCCATGGCCGTCACCGTCGATGCGGCCCGGGCCATCATGGAAACCTTTGCCGCAAAGGGGCTGGGGCTCACCATCGGCCAGACCCTGCGCTACAACACCGTCATCAACGCCCTGAGGGAACAGTTGCCCTCGATCGGCACTCTCTATAGTCTAACCGCCAATCAACGGCTGGAGCCGGCCGACCAGGCCTGGCTTGATCAGCCCGAGCATGCCGGTGCCGGCGTGAGTTACCATTCCGCGGTTCACATCTTTGACGCCATCCACTTTATCACCGGCCGAAAAATAGTGCGTGTCATGGCCCGAACCCGATGTCTGCACAGCGCACGGCTCGAAGACCATCTGGTGGTGCTGGTGGAGTTGGAGGACGGACTGCTCGGGGTGATCGACTGCTCAAAAATCGGCCCGGCCCGTTCCGGCCGTTTTGAACTGATCGGTGACAAGGGACAGCTGCATGGGGATCAGGTGCATAACCAGCTGGAATTCATTGAGGGAGCACGTCGAAGCGAGATTGCCTGCGGCCCCCCGGTGAGCACCATTGTGCCGCTTCTTGAGGATTGGCAGCGTTTTCTGCGGGGGCAAGGAGAAAACCCCATCCCTCCGGAGGTGGGGCTTGCTGCGGTGCGGGTCTGTGCGGCCTGTCTGCACTCGGCCGCCCAGGGAGGATGGCAGGAGGTGTGA
- the hemA gene encoding glutamyl-tRNA reductase has translation MSRDAIVLLGVNHKTTPLAVREKLALSSGYEEPLNALGQLEGVGEYYLLSTCNRVEVLFTCRNVEQVTRRVQDALFGRAITAEELQRHAYQYVNLEAVEHLFLVAASLDSMIVGEAQILGQLKEAYRHATKAASTGFILNKLLHKSFSVAKRVRTETRIGASAVSISYAAVELARKIFGDLSDKKVMLVGAGEMAELAAEHLVSQGVSEVVVANRTLQRAINLARCYNGQAVSLEELLDQLQRVDIIISSTGSPDLILRRDDVRPIMRGRRNRPLFFIDIAVPRDLDPAINELDNVYLYDIDDLNNVVEMNKSERDKEALKAQRIITEEKLKFSKWLANMESTPTIIQLREIIEQQVRGEVEKTFGRFDGMEGGTRHRLEKMVAAITGKLAYPPLHFLKAENHCIGLPDRIKTIRELYLMDNGSDKQDTDA, from the coding sequence ATGTCTCGTGACGCCATTGTTCTGCTCGGCGTCAACCATAAAACCACGCCACTGGCAGTTCGTGAAAAACTTGCGCTCTCCTCCGGTTACGAAGAGCCCTTGAACGCGCTTGGGCAACTGGAAGGGGTGGGCGAATACTATCTGCTTTCCACCTGCAACCGGGTGGAGGTGCTGTTTACCTGCCGCAATGTCGAGCAGGTCACCAGGCGGGTTCAGGATGCCCTTTTCGGCCGGGCGATCACCGCCGAAGAACTGCAGCGCCATGCCTATCAGTACGTCAACCTCGAGGCTGTCGAACACCTCTTTCTGGTGGCCGCCAGTCTGGATTCGATGATCGTCGGCGAGGCCCAGATCCTCGGCCAGCTGAAGGAGGCCTATCGCCATGCGACCAAGGCCGCCAGTACCGGCTTCATTCTCAACAAGCTGTTGCATAAATCCTTTTCCGTGGCCAAGCGGGTGCGGACGGAAACCCGCATCGGCGCGAGTGCGGTCTCCATCAGTTACGCTGCGGTTGAATTGGCGCGGAAGATTTTTGGTGATCTGAGCGACAAGAAGGTCATGCTGGTCGGGGCCGGCGAGATGGCGGAGCTGGCTGCCGAACACCTGGTCAGTCAGGGGGTGAGCGAGGTGGTGGTCGCCAACCGCACCCTGCAGCGCGCGATCAATCTCGCCCGCTGCTATAACGGCCAGGCGGTTTCCCTGGAAGAGTTGCTTGATCAGTTACAGCGTGTTGATATCATTATCAGCTCGACCGGCTCTCCCGACCTGATCCTCCGTCGCGACGACGTGCGGCCGATCATGCGCGGCCGCCGCAACCGTCCGCTCTTCTTTATCGATATCGCCGTGCCCCGCGATCTGGATCCGGCCATCAACGAGCTGGACAACGTCTACCTCTACGACATTGATGATCTCAACAATGTGGTGGAGATGAACAAATCCGAGCGGGACAAGGAAGCGCTCAAGGCGCAGCGGATCATTACCGAGGAAAAGCTGAAATTTTCCAAGTGGCTGGCCAACATGGAATCCACCCCGACCATAATCCAGCTGCGGGAGATCATCGAGCAGCAGGTGCGGGGCGAAGTGGAGAAAACCTTCGGCCGGTTTGATGGCATGGAGGGTGGTACGCGACATCGCCTGGAAAAGATGGTTGCAGCCATCACCGGCAAGCTGGCCTATCCGCCGTTGCATTTTCTCAAGGCGGAAAACCATTGCATTGGACTTCCCGACCGGATCAAGACCATTCGTGAACTTTATTTGATGGATAACGGGAGCGACAAACAGGATACCGATGCTTGA
- a CDS encoding NTP transferase domain-containing protein gives MQPSIIAVVLAAGKGTRMKSSVAKVLHQVFFRPMLHHVLDVVNNAGIDQCAVIVGHQRAEVEQALAPYRVTTVVQEQQLGTGHAVLCAQQACANSDEVLILCGDTPLIRPETLQEMIAAHRSTGAILSLMTTLVEEPFGYGRILHDAQGRIQAIVEEKDATDSQRQIKEINAGIYLVKRAFLFEALRQVGTNNAQGEVYLTDIVALANEQRLPVQTFVHPQAIDVLGVNSRVELVQAQATLQQRRNRELMLGGVTLESPETILVAGDCRIGADSHLEPNVRLCDRTTLGAGCRIESGAVLKNCRLGDRVRVGANSVLIDCNLDDDSKVAPLTVHAQS, from the coding sequence ATGCAGCCATCAATAATTGCCGTTGTCCTTGCCGCCGGCAAGGGAACCCGTATGAAATCTTCCGTGGCCAAGGTGCTGCACCAGGTCTTTTTCCGGCCCATGCTCCACCACGTCCTTGATGTGGTCAACAATGCCGGCATCGACCAGTGCGCCGTGATCGTCGGCCATCAGCGGGCCGAGGTCGAGCAGGCCCTGGCTCCCTATAGGGTGACCACGGTGGTGCAGGAACAGCAGCTGGGAACCGGTCATGCGGTCCTCTGCGCCCAGCAGGCCTGTGCGAACAGTGACGAGGTGCTGATCCTCTGTGGCGACACCCCGCTGATTCGTCCGGAAACCCTGCAGGAGATGATTGCCGCCCATCGGAGTACAGGGGCGATCCTGAGCCTGATGACCACCCTGGTGGAGGAACCCTTTGGCTATGGACGGATTCTCCACGATGCCCAGGGACGGATTCAGGCCATTGTCGAAGAAAAGGATGCCACTGACAGCCAGCGGCAGATCAAGGAAATCAATGCCGGCATCTATCTGGTCAAACGGGCCTTTCTTTTTGAAGCCCTACGCCAGGTCGGCACCAACAATGCCCAGGGCGAGGTCTACCTCACCGATATCGTGGCCCTGGCCAACGAGCAAAGGCTGCCTGTCCAGACCTTTGTCCATCCCCAGGCCATCGACGTCTTGGGAGTCAACTCCCGGGTCGAACTGGTCCAGGCCCAGGCCACCCTGCAACAGCGGCGCAACCGGGAGTTGATGCTTGGTGGCGTTACCCTGGAATCGCCGGAAACCATTTTGGTGGCAGGCGATTGCCGCATCGGCGCGGACAGCCACCTGGAACCAAACGTCCGTCTCTGTGACCGGACCACCCTGGGTGCCGGATGCCGTATTGAAAGCGGTGCAGTGCTGAAAAATTGCCGCCTGGGTGACCGGGTGCGCGTCGGCGCCAACTCGGTCCTCATTGATTGCAATCTGGACGACGACAGCAAGGTGGCACCGTTAACCGTTCACGCTCAATCCTGA
- a CDS encoding homocysteine S-methyltransferase family protein has product MRPQDHEVLILDGACGTNLQEMIIPMSAWEGKEGCNELLNLTSPETIVALHKSFVDAGAMVIETNSFGASRIVLEEYGLENQVEAINRAAVENARKAIGGKANTYIAGSIGPGTKLPSLGHISVEALAAAYSEQMEALIKAGVDMLIIETCQDLLQVKTAMTTCFETLERLHTAIPVMASVTIERTGTMLVGTDIAAAAVTFEPFPIFSFGLNCATGPQDMESHIRWLSRNWPKRISCVPNQGLPEVVQGKTCYSLTPEQYAQEMKRFVTEYGVSVVGGCCGTTAAHIKKLVETLAGVKPAVREVIA; this is encoded by the coding sequence ATGCGACCACAAGATCATGAGGTGCTGATCCTCGACGGTGCCTGCGGAACCAATCTTCAGGAAATGATTATCCCGATGTCGGCCTGGGAGGGCAAGGAGGGATGCAACGAACTCCTCAACCTGACTTCCCCGGAGACCATTGTTGCCCTGCACAAAAGCTTTGTCGATGCCGGTGCCATGGTCATCGAGACCAACTCCTTTGGGGCGAGCCGGATTGTCCTGGAGGAGTACGGCCTGGAGAATCAGGTCGAGGCGATCAACCGGGCTGCGGTGGAAAACGCTCGCAAGGCCATCGGCGGCAAGGCAAACACCTACATTGCCGGCTCCATCGGGCCGGGCACCAAACTGCCGTCGCTTGGTCATATCAGCGTTGAGGCCCTGGCTGCCGCCTACAGCGAACAGATGGAGGCCCTGATCAAGGCAGGAGTGGACATGCTCATTATCGAAACCTGCCAGGACCTCTTGCAGGTCAAGACCGCCATGACCACCTGTTTTGAAACCCTGGAGCGTTTGCACACCGCTATTCCGGTGATGGCCTCGGTGACCATCGAGCGTACCGGGACCATGCTGGTCGGCACCGATATCGCGGCGGCAGCGGTTACCTTCGAGCCTTTTCCGATTTTTTCCTTTGGCCTCAACTGCGCCACAGGCCCCCAGGACATGGAATCGCATATCCGCTGGCTGAGCCGGAACTGGCCCAAACGGATCTCCTGTGTGCCCAATCAGGGCTTGCCGGAGGTTGTCCAGGGCAAAACCTGCTACTCGCTGACCCCTGAGCAGTATGCCCAGGAGATGAAACGGTTCGTCACCGAATACGGGGTGAGCGTGGTCGGCGGTTGCTGCGGCACCACGGCCGCTCACATCAAGAAACTGGTGGAAACGCTTGCCGGCGTCAAGCCCGCTGTTCGGGAGGTGATCGCATGA
- the ccsB gene encoding c-type cytochrome biogenesis protein CcsB, whose amino-acid sequence MSFLLFQSSVAVYLLSFAAYLVFFLTQKTPLRRTGRTIFLVAFLLHTANIIARAVEAGHTPITSHHETVSFFAWSVSCCYLSFRWRYTVKNLGVFVSLLAFILMLVATFSSRAIMPLPPALQSLWLPVHASIALFADGFLALACIGGIMYLLQEREIKKKRFGLFYSRLPSLEALDKLNYHCLSVGFPLFTLGLITGSIWAKQAWGAYWHWDPKETWSLITWFIYAGAVHQRFTVGWRGRRVAILSILGFLSVLFTLWGVSFLLEGVHSYVS is encoded by the coding sequence ATGAGTTTTTTGCTCTTTCAGTCCAGTGTCGCTGTCTACCTGCTTTCCTTTGCCGCCTATCTGGTGTTCTTTCTCACCCAAAAAACACCGCTGCGTCGTACCGGGCGAACCATCTTCCTGGTGGCCTTTCTACTCCACACCGCCAACATCATCGCCCGTGCGGTTGAGGCGGGGCATACTCCCATTACCAGCCATCACGAAACCGTCTCTTTCTTTGCCTGGTCGGTGAGTTGCTGCTATCTCTCCTTTCGCTGGCGATACACGGTCAAGAATCTCGGCGTCTTTGTCAGTTTGCTGGCCTTTATCCTGATGCTGGTGGCCACCTTTTCTTCCCGGGCGATCATGCCCCTGCCGCCGGCCCTGCAATCCTTGTGGCTGCCGGTGCATGCCTCGATCGCCCTTTTTGCCGACGGCTTTCTCGCCCTGGCCTGTATCGGCGGCATCATGTATCTCCTCCAGGAGCGGGAGATCAAGAAAAAGCGTTTTGGTCTGTTTTATTCGCGTCTGCCTTCCCTGGAGGCCTTGGATAAGCTGAACTATCATTGCCTCAGCGTCGGTTTTCCCCTGTTTACCCTTGGCCTGATCACTGGCTCCATCTGGGCAAAACAGGCCTGGGGCGCCTACTGGCACTGGGATCCCAAGGAGACCTGGTCGCTGATCACCTGGTTCATCTACGCTGGTGCGGTGCATCAACGATTTACCGTGGGCTGGCGGGGAAGACGGGTGGCTATCCTCAGTATTCTCGGTTTTCTCTCGGTGTTGTTCACCCTCTGGGGGGTTTCCTTTCTCTTAGAAGGAGTGCATTCCTATGTCTCGTGA